Proteins encoded together in one Rhipicephalus sanguineus isolate Rsan-2018 chromosome 9, BIME_Rsan_1.4, whole genome shotgun sequence window:
- the LOC119405741 gene encoding uncharacterized protein LOC119405741 codes for MGAAHSETIGQDLADPTRPRAPGLRVALPKLQVPVFNGENREWQGFWEHHEATIHTHPDLTGIEKFKYLKTYLAGATKRAIEGISLTEANYNIAVKYRKRTKTGTDAADSAVQSRDEQVKAILKFLQVDVESREESRASREKATSGRPSTNRKSADASSPPDLPSALALTARSSSPGATSRPAQTICPLCGISGHLTRDCRAALSAEEKHQRLSSNSCCFRCGKPGHIARNCRTAAWLKCDRCSGRHISALCDIWGRRGSDSPQPTGAENREVATQREKRVTTAPASSTRSSSVLLQTATVWASGTRGSVPVRLLLDTGSQRTFIRKDLSQQLCLPSTGYEEMDVYTFGGSKHPRHYQCRRVNVTLCGRIKPIVVDLEALEVPEVCTVKGPALEPNVINMMSDRNLTFADEVQGDQPQDSTISVLIGSDHYWKVVTGRVERFTDNLCAVETIFGWVIQGMCAEVYHPSTPHNISTTALFLACSDDWRTDVRPGDVSEMWRLDAISITDGQEDDVSKQPALVHFRSTIHKSAGRCVVPLISKTPGLTSCTNRSVAETRLKRQLQRFEHDPEVLKEYHANTSECFDEGHAERVVLSAHLGQTVYYMPHHAVVRREAVPTKVRAVFDASSHEYGEPSLDDMLDKGIDWEEPLPLDVEDLWKKTASEHPQLSGLRIPRCL; via the exons ATGGGAGCTGCCCACTCGGAGACCATCGGCCAAGACCTCGCCGATCCCACTAGACCACGAGCACCGGGTTTGCGAGTCGCGTTGCCGAAACTTCAAGTTCCCGTCTTCAACGGCGAGAACCGTGAGTGGCAGGGGTTCTGGGAGCACCACGAGGCGACCATTCACACGCACCCCGATctcaccggtatcgagaagttcaagtactTGAAGACGTACTTGGCCGGCGCTACGAAGCGGGCCATTGAAGGAATAAGCCTTACCGAAGCGAACTACAACatcgccgtcaag TACCGAAAGCGCACAAAGACCGGCACAGACGCCGCGGACTCTGCAGTCCAATCGAGAGACGAGCAAGTCAAGGCAatcttgaagttccttcaagtGGACGTCGAAAGTAGAGAGGAGAGTCGAGCGTCACGCGAGAAGGCCACTTCAGGGAGACCGTCGACGAACCGCAAGTCTGCGGACGCCTCATCACCGCCAGATCTACCGTCCGCTCTAGCCCTGACAGCACGGTCATCATCGCCAGGTGCCACTTCAAGGCCTGCACAGACAATATGTCCCCTCTGCGGCATCTCAGGCCACTTGACGCGTGATTGCCGGGCCGCGCTATCCGCAGAAGAAAAGCACCAGCGCCTTTCCAGCAATAGCTGCTGCTTCAGGTGCGGGAAGCCAGGGCACATTGCTCGCAATTGCCGAACCGCAGCCTGGCTTAAGTGCGACCGATGCTCAGGACGCCAcatttctgctctgtgcgacATCTGGGGCCGACGAGGATCCGACAGTCCACAACCGACTGGAGCTGAAAACCGAGAGGTGGCCACACAGCGAGAAAAGCGCGTAACAACGGCTCCTGCTAGCAGCACGCGTTCGTCATCGGTGTTGCTGCAAACAGCCACAGTGTGGGCATCCGGAACCCGTGGCTCTGTGCCAGTGCGACTgctgcttgacaccggcagccaaaGAACGTTCATCCGAAAGGACTTGTCGCAGCAGCTTTGCCTGCCTTCCACTGGATATGAAGAGATGGATGTCTATACATTCGGTGGGTCAAAGCACCCACGACATTACCAGTGCCGAAGGGTGAACGTCACGCTCTGTGGACGTATTAAGCCAATCGTCGTCGATCTTGAAGCTCTGGAGGTGCCAGAGGTCTGCACAGTAAAGGGTCCAGCTTTAGAGCCAAACGTTATCAATATGATGAGTGACCGCAATCTGACCTTTGCTGACGAAGTTCAAGGGGACCAACCTCAAGACTCTACGATAAGCGTTTTGATCGGTTCAGACCACTACTGGAAGGTAGTGACCGGACGCGTCGAGCGCTTCACCGACAATCTGTGTGCAGTTGAGACCATATTTGGTTGGGTCATTCAAGGAATGTGCGCTGAAGTCTACCATCCTTCGACACCGCATAACATCAGTACAACTGCCTTGTTCCTGGCTTGTTCCGACGACTGGCGCACTGACGTCCGACCTGGAGACGTATCAGAGATGTGGCGCTTGGACGCCATCAGTATAACTGACggacaagaagacgacgtcaGCAAGCAGCCAGCGCTCGTCCACTTTCGTAGTACAATACACAAGAGCGCAGGACGCTGCGTAGTTCCGCTCATAAGTAAGACGCCAGGTCTCACGTCTTGTACTAACCGAAGTGTGGCTGAAACCAGGCTCAAGCGTCAGCTTCAGCGGTTCGAACATGACCCAGAAGTTCTGAAGGAGTACCATGCCAACACCAGCGAGTGCTTTGATGAAGGCCATGCAGAGCGAGTAGTGCTGTCTGCACACCTTGGACAGACCGTCTACTACATGCCTCATCATGCGGTAGTCCGACGTGAGGCCGTGCCTACAAAGGTCCGCGCCGTGTTCGATGCCTCATCCCACGAATACGGTGAACCGTCTTTGGACGACATGCTCGATAAAGGCATCGATTGGGAGGAGCCTCTACCACTGGACGTCGAGGACTTGTGGAAGAAGACGGCCTCGGAACATCCTCAGCTTTCTGGCCTTCGCATTCCACGTTGCCTTTAA